In Arachis hypogaea cultivar Tifrunner chromosome 17, arahy.Tifrunner.gnm2.J5K5, whole genome shotgun sequence, a single window of DNA contains:
- the LOC140180486 gene encoding uncharacterized protein: MADFLVEVTGDPTEDTGTRWKLHVDGASNQTSGGAEIILESPAGVIYEQSVNFEFPVSNNQAEYDALLGNLALAREFRATKMEVCSDSQVITAQVNGSYQARDLLLQKYLERVKELSKQFEEVTIQHVPRERNTRADLLSKLASTEPGTGNRSLIQGITKEPAVALHLTKMSPS; encoded by the coding sequence ATGGCAGACTTCCTAGTGGAAGTAACCGGAGATCCAACCGAGGACAcgggcacacggtggaagctccacgtgGACGGAGCTTCCAACCAGACGTCCGGGGGAGCCGAGATCATCCTAGAAAGCCCGGCCGGAGTCATTTACGAGCAGTCGGTTAATTTCGAGTTTCCCGTATCaaataaccaagcagaatacgatgCCCTCCTGGGGAACTTGGCTTTAGCTCGGGAATTCAGGGCCACGAAGATGGAAGTATGCAGCGACTCGCAGGTCATCACCgcgcaagtaaatggaagctaccaagccagagactTGCTGCTACAAAAATACTTGGAAAGGGTCAAAGAGCTGAGCAAACAATTTGAGGAGGTCACGATCCAACACGTCCCAAGGGAAAGGAACACACGAGCAGACCTCCTATCCAAGCTAGCGAGCACAGAACCCGGAACCGGCAACCGCTCCCTTATCCAAGGCATCACGAAAGAGCCCGCGGTTGCCCTACACCTGACCAAGATGAGCCCCTCTTAG